CTTCTCTTTTTTTTTCTTATCTCTTTCTACCCTCTCCGTACAGAACTAACTAGGTGTTGTGCATGCACATGCGTGCATCATTTTCTTACAAATATTTATTAGTTTAAATCAAGCCAGTATGATAAGTTATTATTTATCTCGTCAAACAAATTAAATCAAACATCAAATTATTTATATTTGATAAAGATTTTCATTAAAAATTTTAAATATTAAAACTATTTTATAAAATATCTTTATGCAAACTTTTTACCTGATTAATATTTGATTATAAATTGTTGTATATCTTAATTTAAATATTTTATAATAGAAAAATAGTATTTTAAGAACACAATTTATATGAATTATCTCATTTTTTTTAAAAAAATGATATTATTAATTTAAAATTTTAAGATAACAACACAATTCGATTTTAATTATATAATATATATAATATATATGTATATATATATATATATATATTCATTGAGATAACAACACAATATATGAATTATCTTCTTTTAAAAAAATGATATTATTAATATAAATTCTTTTTAAAATTATATAATAAAAATATATATATATAAATTTATTAAGGGTAACAATGGCATTAACTAGTCTAACTTTTAACGTGAGAGTTCGGATGCAAAAAAATTACTTCGCAAATAATAGTATAGATAAATATTTTCTCCAATATAGTTATTCAACAAATTAACCCTAATATCAAATACATTTTTATATTGTCAAACAGTTTTGTTTTGCGTATTTCCCCAAATTTCATGAACCTAGAATTTCACAATTAATATCACTATTATAAACTAAAAGAAAAAGTCAGCCTATTGTTGTATTCATGGTTTTATATTTTAGGACTCCAAGAATACTAACATCACATACATTTTGATATGTCGCGTTACTAGAAACAATGATATTTAGTTGTAAAAAAGTTACCCTTAAGACCATTTATAAAATAGACATGGATTTAGAAAATGATATAGCGGGCGAGATGGTAGATAAGCAAGGGGCTGTTCGTTTTACAATCTCTAATCTCCATATGATCCATTCATACGATAGATGAGCTATCTGGATGAATTTATGTTCGTTTTTTTATTTTTATTTCCATTTAGATGAGTTTAGTAAACAAATTATTATTATTATTATATTTATGTTTTGATTTAATCATATGTTTGATATTAATTTTAAATAAATTGACTATTATTATTTAGTTTAAAATATATTTATATTGAAATTATTTTAAAGTTAGCCTTTTTTTGTTTTGCTGGAAAATGAAATTTTTCGGTTTTGGCGGGAACATGAATTTTTTTTGGTTTTGGCGGGAAACACAATGTTTGATGTTGGCGAGAAAATATTTTCGGTTTTGGCGGGAAAACAAGATTTTTCATTTTTGGCGGGAAAATGTGATTTTCCAGTTTTGGCAGGAAAATATGATTTTTTTTTGTTTTGGTGAAAAATGCGATTATTTTTGTTTTGGCGGGCAAACGTGATTTTTGGTTTTTGCGGCAAAATAAGATTTTAGGATTTTTGCGGGAATGGGATTTTCCAGTCTGACGGGAACATTTTTTTTGTTTCGGCGGCAAAGCGAAATTTTTCAGTTTTGGCAGGAAAACACGATTTTTCGATTTTGGCGGAAAATGCATTTTTCTTTCTTTTTTTGCGGGAAAATGAGATTTTTTTGGTCTTTGTGGGAAAACAACATTTCCGGTTTTGGTGGAAAATGGGATTTTCCTGTTTTGACAGAAAAAAACGAAATTTTCTGATTTTGGCGGAAAACCTTATTTTTTGGTTTCAGCGGAAAATCAAGAATTTCGGATTTGGCGGAAAAATGTGATTTTCGGTTTTGATATGAAAACGATATTTTTTAGTTTTGACGAAAAACGAGATTTTTGCTTTTTGTGGGAAAACAAGATTTTTTTGTTTTTGCAGGAAAACGAGATTTTTCGGTTTGGCGAAAAAATGTGATTTTTGGTTTTGGCGGGAACATGATTTTTGTGATTTTGACGGTAAAATGCTTTTTTGCGGGTTTGTCATTTTTCGTTAGTGACAAAGTGGTATTAAGTTTAGGTTTGTAATTTGTCAATTACATTAGGGGTATAATAGAAATTATACCATTTTGACGGATCCATCTCTATCCAGATGGTTCAAATTGGATCATCTAGTTGATTTTCAAAATTAAGCCTAAATTTTTAAAACTCATCCAAATGAGCCAAATTATTCTTTTAATGTATAAACGAACAAAACTCTTATTTTTATCTAGATAGTTTATATAGATGGAGAAAGGGATAGCCCTAAAACATAAATGATGATTTGTCATTTATGTTTTGGTCAGCGGTCAATGCAGAATTTGTAAAGATAATGGTATGGAATGTAGAAACTAATTTTGGAAGTAGATGAGATATAAACTGAACATATTGATTGCAACAATGGAATTATGAATATCAAAGTTTCAAGGAAAAAAGCAAACAATGGAAGTATGAAAACGCTATTTTATCCAAAAAAAAAAACCTAATATTTTTTTACCTTCTTTCACCCAGCCAACGGCTACTAGTTGCCTAAAGCTGAAGAGTCTTATGTGAGAAGATGCGTTTGAAGCTTCAGTGAATAAAAAACACTGCAGTTGACGAAAGTACCCCTACAAAGAGACCATTATTACAAGAAACCCTCATAACGGCTAGTTTTATGATAAAGGATCCTTCTTCATCCTTCTTGTCTGAGCTGTAGACCAACGCACCAAATTACACACTCTACTCTCTCTCTCTCTGTTCCTTTATCTCTCTACCTCTGTGAAAAATCTCTACTTTCTGATAGAATTAGCGCTAATGGAGGAGTTTGAGCACATGATAGTGGAGGAGTTCAACGAAGAAGACTTCTACGAGAACATAGAAGCACCCAAGTTTGTAGATCTCACCGCACCAGATCATCGCCCAGAAGGAGACGACCGTTACTGGTTCTGTTCCAGAGTTGGTAAGAATCTTCTTCACTCTCTTACATTAGCTTTTCCTTTTGTAAATGCCACACAGATCTGAGAAACAACACAGTGAAGTTTGATCAATCTGAAAGTTGCTATATTAGGGGTTTTAGTGATGAACAAGAAGCTTGTGATTTTTTGATACGTTTTGACTTTGCTGGTGATAATGTGTAATTAGGATGTGACCAGAAGCATGAAGAGTTCATGGATTCAGAAGCAATCTACAAAAACTTCGTTCTTCGGGTGAGTCAGAAAAGCTCAAACATTTTTTTTTATCTGATTAGATTCGTGTCTTTGATGTTTAATCAAACATTTACTTAGGTGATGGCTGCTAGGAGTCCAAGTGTTCGTCTTCGTAAAGCTCTTTACAGAAAAGATTTCAGGTATATGAATTTAACTTAGAGAAGAACTTCATTGTGATGATGTGTGTTTTAAACATTACTCTACATGCTTCTTGTTACTACAGTGTTGAACCTAAATGTCCCAACACGGTTCCTGCAAAGCCTTCGAGATCTCGTGTTTCTAGATTGGCTATGATCTCATCTATTCCTCACAAGGCTAATAACTTGAGGTCAAAAGAAGTCAAAGCTATCCCCACAAGCAAGAATGCAACTCCAAAGGCAAAAGCAGTAAAAGGAACTATGTTGTCATCAGTTCCTCACAAGGCATTAACTGAGCGAAAGAAGAAGCAAAAAATGCAGAGTCCAGCAGGTTTCAGGAGTGTGCAGCATCCGAGAACTGCAGCAGCAACTAGAGCCACTGAAAGCAGAGTTGTTGCAAAGGCTTTGGTCTTTGGTTCTCCAAAGAAGCTGGTGAAACTGAAGAGATCTGTGGAGCTTAGCTCCTCGGTGAAGAAGCTGTGTCGAGGGATTAGGAAGCTTGATGTTGAAAGCAAAAGAAAGGGTTTGGGGGTTAATAATAAGGTTGAGGCTTCAACAACTCCATCTAAGAAACCACTAAGGACACGAGAGGTGAAGAGCCGAGTGTTTGATTCAGTTCTGTCACAGAAGAAACAGATTGGTGAAAAGGCCAAAGGTTCTAGTACTTTGAAAAAGAGGGTCAAGGAAAAGAAGGAGCCTGTGGTTTCCTCTGATCCTTCCAAGGCTCATGAAGCTAAGGGCAAGGAACATGAGAATCAATTCTTGGTGGAAAACAAATCAGAAGAGAATGCAGCGGAAAATGCATTAGCTTTGGACTGTGATGACAAAGAGAATGCTGATAGAGGAGATACTTGTGTATCAAAGGAGAGTAAACTAGATAAAGCAAAGCAATGTGAGACTACTGAGACTGAAGACAAGGAAAATGCATTAGCATTGGAGGGTGGAGACAAAGAAAATGTTACTAATGATGCAGAAAATGATGACAAGGAAAATGCTTCAGCCTTGGACAATAACAGGTTTTGTAAATTGCTGTTGATTTGGTTTACTTTGGATCCTATCTGCACAGAAAACCTCACCAGATATATACTTGTTTTGTCTGAATCTTGCAGGAAAGTTGACCATCCCCCCAGCCCTATGGTGAAAAAGAAAGTCTTTGGCAGGAAAGAAACTTGCAAAACCACTCCAAAGGTATATAAGTTTATTCTGTATACTTTTCTGATGAGATCTTCTCATGTTTATATTATGTGTTGCTAATGTACTTTCTACTGAACCAGGCGATGACAATAGCAGATAAGTGTTTCAATGGCAAGACTGTTTCGGCAAATCCTACTGTGAAGTATACAAAACCTAAGCTCACCAATCCAAAGCCCTTCCGACTAAGAACTGATGTATGATGCAATACAACCAACCAAAGAGATTTATTCTCTAGTATGCAACTCTGCTTGGTTTTTGGTTTCTGATGGAAGAATATTTACATGATTACAGGAAAGAAGAATCCTCAAGGAAGCAAACGCAGAGAAGAAACCACAGTGTGCTCTTGCCAAGGAAGAAGAAACTACAAACATTCTTGGTGTTCATGCTGAAAAACATCAGACAGTTAGAGTAAGTTCTTTCTGAAACATTAAAATCAAAGCATATCTATGTCTACTTTTTTGTTTTGGTCCTTTTTATGACAAACGAATTTCAATTGCAGCTGGAGAAGAACACAACTTCCAGGGTAAAAGCTTCTAGAGGAACATCCACAACACTTGTTAGAGACGATGCCTCTGGAGATATGGTGAATTCCAAGAGGTAGAGAATCTGCTTTATCATAAAAGAGAGTGCAGTCTCTCACTTGAGAAGACTGCTCAAACATGTTCTGACTTTGACTAATAAGGGTTGTTGGATGTTCTGACTTGTCAAGAACAGTTGCTTTTACTTAGCATGTAACTTACAATAGTGTGCATTTCCTCAGGGTTGCATCAGGTACAAAGAAGCAAGTGGCGGCAAGTAAGAGAGTCGTAACCATGGAGGAAACCTCGCTGATGAACGGAGAATCTAAGGAAGCTGCAATCATCAACAACAAACCTTCTGTTTGTGCTGTTGCTTCAGGGGAGAAAAGACATGCAACTGTCCCAAAGGGTCCAAACTTCCATAGCATTCATGTACCTAAGAGCTGTACAAAGAGAGTGGCATCACATGTCTAAAATCTTCGGTTTAATTCACACGAGAGTCTTGTAATTTGGATTGATCTTTTGAGAAGTAAGAGAAGTGAGATTGTTTTAGTGTGTATAAAACACTTGCTCATTTTTACAATTGATCCATTGAAAATCATCATTGTTGGTATTATAGAGCTTAGAGCATCTCTAATGTATACATCTCCTCTAAAATAGAGATCTCTATTATAGAAGTGGATTTGCTCCAATGTATAACTCTATAATAGAGTTTCTCTATTTTAGAGGAAAATATAGAGAAATGTTATTTTTTACGATGAAAATAACACATCTTTATATTTTTTCATCTATAAATAGATGAACTCTATTATGCATACATTGGAGCAAATCTACCTCTATAATAGAGATTCTCTATTTTAGAGGAAAATATAGAGAATGAAATAGAAGTGGGTTGGAGATGGTTTTAGAGCATCTCCAACTCATTGCTATATTCACCTCCAGCTGCTATAAATAGAGGAAAAAATAGCAATCTCTATTTCAGAGGTATGTTTTTTTTATTTTCAAAACAGTCCTTCAACTTTTAAACTTTTATAACTATAACAAAAACAATTATTTTTATAGAAAAATACAGTTTTTATAAAAATAAAATCACACTTTTTATTTACCAAACAATCTTATAATGAAACTTTAATTTAAACAAAGTTATAATTATATGAAAATTTTATAAAAATTAAAACTAAATAGGGTTGATTTTCAACTTTCATAAATAAAAGATACTTGTTGTAAAAAAAAATATAGAATCTTTTGAGAATATTCTTTTTTAGAGGCAAAAATAGAGGAATACATTGGAGAGAAACACATCTATATTTTAGAGTTACTCTATTTTAGAGATAGAAATAGGGGAATACATTGGAGATGGTCTCAGATAAGAGCTCGAGAGATTCTACTGTGGCAACTGAAGTGACCTCCCTTGCATCCTTTTATGACTCTTATTCTTTCTGTAATAACCTTGGAGTTGGGACCCTATCAATACTCATGCCTTTAAAATAGGAGAAAATGGTCATTTAAATATCAAACTTTCACATATTGGCCAAAAAAAGTACAAACTTTCCTTTAATCCAAATAAATCACAAACTTCTTTTGACCTAGCCATATAAGATATACTTTCAGTCAACTGTTTTTGTCGTTAAATTTCTGTCTACTGTTCACAGCGATTCTTAAGTTGTCGTTTTAAAAATAGAACAGAATCTTACAAAATCACTAAATTGAAACTCTTAGGTGGGGGTA
This sequence is a window from Brassica oleracea var. oleracea cultivar TO1000 chromosome C1, BOL, whole genome shotgun sequence. Protein-coding genes within it:
- the LOC106327372 gene encoding uncharacterized protein LOC106327372; amino-acid sequence: MEEFEHMIVEEFNEEDFYENIEAPKFVDLTAPDHRPEGDDRYWFCSRVGCDQKHEEFMDSEAIYKNFVLRVMAARSPSVRLRKALYRKDFSVEPKCPNTVPAKPSRSRVSRLAMISSIPHKANNLRSKEVKAIPTSKNATPKAKAVKGTMLSSVPHKALTERKKKQKMQSPAGFRSVQHPRTAAATRATESRVVAKALVFGSPKKLVKLKRSVELSSSVKKLCRGIRKLDVESKRKGLGVNNKVEASTTPSKKPLRTREVKSRVFDSVLSQKKQIGEKAKGSSTLKKRVKEKKEPVVSSDPSKAHEAKGKEHENQFLVENKSEENAAENALALDCDDKENADRGDTCVSKESKLDKAKQCETTETEDKENALALEGGDKENVTNDAENDDKENASALDNNRKVDHPPSPMVKKKVFGRKETCKTTPKAMTIADKCFNGKTVSANPTVKYTKPKLTNPKPFRLRTDERRILKEANAEKKPQCALAKEEETTNILGVHAEKHQTVRLEKNTTSRVKASRGTSTTLVRDDASGDMVNSKRVASGTKKQVAASKRVVTMEETSLMNGESKEAAIINNKPSVCAVASGEKRHATVPKGPNFHSIHVPKSCTKRVASHV